Proteins encoded within one genomic window of Haematobia irritans isolate KBUSLIRL chromosome 5, ASM5000362v1, whole genome shotgun sequence:
- the LOC142239357 gene encoding lysozyme 2-like codes for MFKFTFAVLAAILLVAPSYAEVYTRCSLAKAMYNLGVPKDQLARWTCIAQHESSYNTKAVGSLNSNGSRDYGIFQINNYYWCSPPSGAFSYNECKVKCEDFLVDSIEPAVKCAQLVLKQQGWTAWSTWKYCDGTLASIDDCF; via the coding sequence ATGTTCAAGTTCACTTTCGCCGTTTTGGCTGCCATCCTTTTGGTTGCCCCCTCTTACGCTGAGGTCTACACTCGTTGCTCCTTGGCCAAGGCTATGTACAACTTGGGAGTTCCTAAGGATCAATTGGCTCGTTGGACTTGCATTGCTCAACATGAATCTTCCTACAACACTAAGGCTGTCGGCTCTTTGAACTCCAATGGCTCCCGGGACTATGGTATCTTCCAAATCAACAACTACTACTGGTGCTCTCCTCCCTCTGGTGCTTTCTCCTACAACGAATGCAAAGTCAAGTGTGaagatttcttggttgacagcatTGAACCCGCCGTCAAGTGCGCCCAATTGGTCTTGAAACAACAAGGCTGGACTGCCTGGTCCACCTGGAAATACTGTGACGGTACCTTGGCTAGCATTGATGATTGCttctaa